The sequence below is a genomic window from Monodelphis domestica isolate mMonDom1 chromosome 2, mMonDom1.pri, whole genome shotgun sequence.
AGAAACCGTTCCGGGGCACCTAACAGATTTTGGCCGCCGCCCGCTTCTCCCTTGCCGCACCCTCACCCTCCAGCAGCCGCTCTATCTCCTGCAGTTCTTGCtccttttccctcagtttcctggCCGCCATCGCCAACTCCGGCTCCTTGACTCCGAAATGGGCCTGGACCCCGGGCCCCGTCAGGCGTTCGAGAAAATTCCTCATGGCTCCGCCGCCGGAGAACAACTCCTCTAGCTGGGGGCTGCCAGAGCTCGCCGGACGGCGAGGGGTCCTAAGTAGGGCTCCTCTAGTCCACAAGCAACGAGCAGAACGAAGGAGCAGCAGTGACTGCATCATTGCACTGAGACAGGCCGGAAACAATGAGACAGACCGGAAACAATCTTTAATTCTAAAATTCCGGGGCATCTGCCAACTCTCGCGAGAAGGGGTGGAGCTCCAGGGCCAGCTAAACGTGCTCCCGGAGGTTTGAACGAAGCCGAGTAGCTACACGTGGTTTAAAGGGCTCTTTTCATTACTCCCAGCCCAGAGCCGGAAAGTACACTGTCAAGTTTAGGGCAATTAGATTGGCTGTCACTAGTAGAAGGGGGCGTGGTCAAGAGTTGCAGCTGATTTTGACAGAGGGCGTGGCTAAGCTACACGTGGATGCGTGATCTGTTGTCTGGTCCCTGGTCCCAGCAGAGCTTGGGAAACCTAGGGACCGCCTCCACAGCTTGTGCTCTTTTTGCCTAGGTTGTGCACCTACTTCTGGGCTGGGTTGGCTCCAAGAAAAGATTAGCTCTACTTTGCCAGAAGAGGGCGTTGAAACAAAGGGAGCAGTAGGAAAGTAAAAACTGCTTCCTGAAGCTTTATGTTTGAACCAGTCCCAGAATCTCTCTGCGCCTTGTTTTCGTGTAGGGCAGCCTCTATTTTATTCTCCTTAGATTTGCGGCATGGGTATATTCCTAGTAACTATTATCTTTACTGTAATCCCTGACTGAGAGTCCTCCATTTACAATCTtcacctttctttcttctccaactaCGAAATGCGATTGGAAGCAGTGGCACTTGCACACTAGATTTCTTCTCTACAAATACACATTCATTCATTGTTTGTCTTTTCAGTGTGTGATGATATAATCTATGTGGAAAAACGATAGGGAAGGCATTCTTATTCCGTATTTCTTATAAAGCAGCTATGAAAGTGCTTTCATGGCATCTAGTTCCTTCAAAAATTTTCCAATCCAATATCAGTTCCTTAGGCTTTCCCCTCACTCTCAACTCCATCCTCATCTCTACTccctgtggaagaggcatgaaggaagagagaattttcagTATCATTTCTAATACATTCCTTACTCTCAGATTGTACCTTTCACATATCACAAATTTCCTAccaccaactttttttttaagttgatgcTGTTAACTGAACAGGTATGGCAACAAACTTATAGCCACACATGTCCTCGGTTTTAAGTATATTTTGCATTCTTAGTcgtcctttctctgtttttctgtcccTAAACAtgcattcatacacacacacacaatatacatGCTCTTGAAGATCTTAGTAACTTTCCAAGTAAGCTCCCATCACAGGAAATAAGACACAAAATGTTCTAAGGGTAGTAGGGCTAGTCATCCTTGTAGACTCATCCCTAACCACTACTACCTCTCTGATCCCTCAGTCATTTGAGCCCCATTCATAAGAACTAACTGGTGTGTTCAGAATGTTACACATTGATACTTCAAAACAATATTtgcaaataacaaataaaaatcacAGTAAAAGATAGAAGGTTCAAAGAACTCAACTcagaatcaaaacaattctgCAGGATGAATGTttagcccatttaaaataattcctaagaAATATTGCAACCTTTATTCTTGACTCACAGCCCCTCACCCCCCACCACACCCTAACAACTGTACCCATTTCAGTTTACAAAAAGCAATTGGAAAATTCAGGTCAAATAATTCTTGCCTGCTATCCAGTTGATAAATGCAAATACGTTTTTGATACTTGATTTATTCAACCAATTTCTTAACAGTATTTATTTTGCATGGTAGACAGTTTTTCTATCTCATGAAGTATTTACATTTTAAGATTGTATTTGAAACCCACTT
It includes:
- the MTRF1L gene encoding peptide chain release factor 1-like, mitochondrial isoform X3 gives rise to the protein MMQSLLLLRSARCLWTRGALLRTPRRPASSGSPQLEELFSGGGAMRNFLERLTGPGVQAHFGVKEPELAMAARKLREKEQELQEIERLLEDENEDLRKLAENEIISCQKELTKLKQKVLYF